The DNA sequence TTGCCAACCAGGCCAGACGTGCAGGAGCAGACCCTATCGATGCAGCCGTTGCTGCGCTGGAAGAACGCTTCCGGCCCTTGTTCGCAACCAGCATGACTGCCGTTGTGTCACTCGTACCCTTGGCTATCGCTAGTCCGTTTTGGGAGGGTTTGGCCGTGGTACTCATCTTTGGCCTACTGTCGAGCACGTTGTTGGTTGTGACCGTCTTTCCGTACTACTATCTGGGGTCGGAGTACTTGCGACTTAAATTTAAGCGACGCCATGTGGTGTTTTGGTTGATCGCCCTCATCGGTGGGGTGATTGCTTTGTCTGCCCTGGAAAAGCGCACACTTATTGGCCTGTGGCTGCTCATTTGTGCGCTGTATCCAATTGTGTATGTTGTTAACAAAAAGCATGTGCTTCCCCGGGTTTTGTAGTGCTATACTGGGGGGAGTCAACTTAGGAGGTATACGTGGCGAAAACGCACCAACGCGTATTTGCCTTGATCTTAGCAGTCCTGTTCTTAGCAACTTCTGTTGCTGCGGGTCTGGGCGTGATCTGGCAAATAAGAAAAGATAACCAGCAAACCAAAGCTGCAGGCGACAATAACAACACTCAAACCGCACAGGAGGGTACATTGGAAGGCACAAAACTAGCAAACTTTACAGCCGTAGAAAAAGTGAATGCTTTGCAAATTACTGACACCAAGCCGGGAGATGGCGAAGAAGTAAAAGCCGGCGCCACGGTAACCGCACACTACACCGGCGCCCTAGCCAAAGACGGTACTATTTTTCAGAGTTCACATGATACCGGGCAGCCCATCGAGTTTAGCCTGAGTGGTGTCATTGCTGGCTGGACAGAAGGCGTTCCAGGTATGAAAGTTGGTGGTACACGCCGCTTGACCATCCCGGCAGACAAGGCCTATGGCGCCAACTCTCCATCTCCCAATATTCCAGCCAATTCTGACCTGGTTTTTGACATAGAGATAACCGCTGTAAAAAATCAGTAGTTGTTGTAAACGCTACATATAGGGGTCTTGTCTAAAGCATGAGCACTATATATAATAGATGAGAGACTAAAAACAAAGTAAAGAGAGGGTAAAGTGGTCAAAAACATAACGATCTTCACAACCAACACGTGCGCATACTGCGTCATGGTCAAAAAGTGGTTGAACGCCAAGGGCTATCAGTACGAAGAAGTAAACCTAGACCAAAACCCAGACCGACAAAAAGAAGCTTTTGAAATGAGCGGCACGCTGTCTGTCCCGGTTACCATCGTGACCAAGCAAGACGACAGCAAAGAAGTAGTCGTTGGCTACAATCTGGCAAAGCTAGCACCCGCCGTTGGCTAAGGGAGAACTAATATATGGCAGACACAACAGACCACGATGTGGTTATGATTGGTGCTGGGCCGGCAGCCTTGGCCGCAGCAATCTACACTACCAGAGAAGACATAGATACCATTTTGTTTGAAAAAGGCGCCATTGGCGGCCTTGCGGCAATC is a window from the Verrucomicrobiia bacterium genome containing:
- a CDS encoding glutaredoxin family protein, translating into MVKNITIFTTNTCAYCVMVKKWLNAKGYQYEEVNLDQNPDRQKEAFEMSGTLSVPVTIVTKQDDSKEVVVGYNLAKLAPAVG
- a CDS encoding FKBP-type peptidyl-prolyl cis-trans isomerase produces the protein MAKTHQRVFALILAVLFLATSVAAGLGVIWQIRKDNQQTKAAGDNNNTQTAQEGTLEGTKLANFTAVEKVNALQITDTKPGDGEEVKAGATVTAHYTGALAKDGTIFQSSHDTGQPIEFSLSGVIAGWTEGVPGMKVGGTRRLTIPADKAYGANSPSPNIPANSDLVFDIEITAVKNQ